In one window of Mytilus trossulus isolate FHL-02 chromosome 7, PNRI_Mtr1.1.1.hap1, whole genome shotgun sequence DNA:
- the LOC134726965 gene encoding perlucin-like protein, with amino-acid sequence MAALTVLIFATIMVVHVCCLPCLSDKSKKIFEKTKKTLDGLEKELEKKEWKTYKDHCYYLGGDAETWFTAEKKCRQIGGYLVKIDDSSENVWLKTQFSKGANYWIGLTDLQEGQFRWSYDQEKAKFTSWNSGEPGNHGGNEDCAGHHGHTDTWFDAPCHSKYNWICERNFCN; translated from the exons ATGGCTGCGTTAACTGTGTTGATTTTTGCAACCATAATGGTAGTTCATGTTTGCTGCTTGCCATGTCTATCAGACAAATCTAAGAAGATATTTGAGAAAACCAAAAAGACATTGGATGGTTTAGAGAAGGAACTAGAGA AGAAAGAATGGAAAACGTACAAAGATCATTGTTATTATCTTGGAGGAGATGCTGAAACTTGGTTCACCGCAGAG AAAAAATGTCGTCAAATAGGTGGATATCTTGTCAAAATTGACGATTCATCAGAAAATGTATGGTTAAAAACACAGTTTAGTAAGG GAGCCAATTACTGGATTGGTCTGACTGATCTTCAGGAGGGACAGTTTAGATGGTCTTATGATCAGGAAAAGGCAAAATTTACATCATGGAACAGCGGAGAACCTGGTAACCATGGTGGTAATGAGGATTGTGCAGGTCATCACGGTCACACAGATACTTGGTTTGACGCACCATGTCATAGCAAATACAACTGGATATGTGAAAGAAACTtct gCAACTAG